Proteins from a genomic interval of Nocardioidaceae bacterium:
- the hemB gene encoding porphobilinogen synthase, protein MPPVPPVVRPRRLRRTPALRSMVAETSLRAGQLVLPVFVREGLTEPQPITSMPGVVQHTRDSLKAEAARCAEAGLGGIMLFGIPETKDATGSAGLDPQGILNVALADVRAEVGDAVTVMSDLCLDEFTDHGHCGLLDASGAVDNDATLAAYAEMAVVQAASGSAMVGPSGMMDGQVAVIRDALDDTGHQDVAVLAYSAKYASAFYGPFREAVDSSLQGDRRTYQQDPANRLEGVREALLDVAEGADLVMVKPALAYLDVLREVRDAVDVPVAAYNISGEYAMVEAAAANGWIDRDAAMMETLLSIRRAGADVVLTYWALDAAAHLR, encoded by the coding sequence GTGCCGCCCGTGCCCCCCGTGGTGCGGCCGCGGCGACTGCGGCGTACGCCGGCCCTGCGGTCGATGGTCGCCGAGACGTCACTTCGCGCGGGACAGCTGGTGCTGCCCGTGTTCGTGCGCGAGGGACTCACCGAGCCGCAGCCGATCACCTCGATGCCCGGCGTCGTGCAGCACACGCGGGACTCCCTCAAGGCGGAGGCCGCGCGGTGCGCGGAGGCCGGCCTCGGCGGGATCATGCTGTTCGGCATCCCGGAGACCAAGGACGCCACCGGGTCGGCCGGCCTGGACCCGCAGGGAATCCTCAACGTCGCCCTCGCCGACGTACGCGCCGAGGTCGGTGACGCCGTGACGGTGATGAGCGACCTGTGCCTGGACGAGTTCACCGACCACGGCCACTGCGGCCTGCTCGACGCCTCCGGTGCGGTCGACAACGACGCGACGCTGGCGGCGTACGCGGAGATGGCGGTCGTGCAGGCCGCCAGCGGATCCGCGATGGTCGGCCCGAGCGGGATGATGGACGGCCAGGTCGCGGTGATCCGGGACGCGCTCGACGACACGGGCCACCAGGACGTGGCGGTGCTGGCGTACTCGGCGAAGTACGCCTCCGCCTTCTACGGCCCGTTCCGCGAAGCGGTCGACTCCTCGCTGCAGGGCGACCGACGCACCTACCAGCAGGATCCCGCCAACCGGCTCGAGGGTGTCCGCGAGGCGCTGCTCGACGTCGCCGAGGGCGCGGACCTGGTGATGGTGAAGCCGGCGCTGGCCTACCTCGACGTGCTGCGCGAGGTGCGTGACGCCGTCGACGTGCCGGTGGCTGCGTACAACATCTCGGGCGAGTACGCGATGGTCGAGGCCGCCGCCGCGAACGGCTGGATCGACCGCGACGCCGCGATGATGGAGACGCTGCTCTCGATCCGCCGGGCGGGCGCCGACGTGGTGCTCACCTACTGGGCGCTCGACGCCGCCGCCCACCTCCGCTGA
- a CDS encoding uroporphyrinogen-III synthase, producing MTKTATSKGAARTPATPGWVSFVGAGPGDPDLLTVRAVELLRAADVVVVELPGHRGLVEQLLAPADDSPAPLSGQVEPTLPEVVDGGFGEDDQPLTHAARSKVVTKQAKAGKRVVRLLAGDPFLYGSGPEEAAACVKAGIGFEVVPGVSSVSGVPTYAGVPLTTKSDREVAVVGCRDGRIDWSRYAGFSTLVLVSAVKRLPELSEELVEAGRDPETPVAVTTVGTTTEQRTLVSTLRDVAVDAAEAQIAPPAIVVVGKVVNLRETLSWFETKPLFGWRVLVPRTKEQSGSLMSTLRGHGAVPEQVPTISVEPPRNPAQMDKAVRGLVEGRYEWIAFTSVNAVRAVREKFEEYGLDARAFSGLKIAAVGEKTAAAIAAWGLRADLVPSGEQSAAGLLEDWPPFDDVLDPINRVFLPRADIATENLVAGLIDLGWEVDDVTAYRTVRAAPPPAPTREAIKSGKFDAVVFTSSSTVRNLVGIAGKPHPSTIIAVIGPATAKTAEEHGLRVDVMAPAPSVEDLAAALADFGAERRLDFLEAGEPVTKPSEKKPAKTTSRRKSSS from the coding sequence ATGACCAAGACCGCCACCTCCAAGGGCGCAGCCCGTACGCCGGCGACGCCCGGCTGGGTGTCCTTCGTGGGCGCCGGCCCTGGCGACCCCGACCTGCTCACCGTGCGGGCCGTCGAGCTGCTGCGCGCTGCTGACGTCGTCGTCGTCGAGCTGCCTGGGCACCGCGGACTCGTCGAACAGCTGCTCGCGCCCGCCGACGACAGCCCGGCGCCGCTGTCGGGTCAGGTCGAGCCCACATTGCCCGAGGTCGTCGACGGCGGCTTCGGTGAGGACGACCAGCCCCTCACCCACGCCGCCCGCTCGAAGGTCGTCACCAAGCAGGCCAAGGCGGGCAAGCGCGTCGTCCGCCTCCTCGCCGGCGACCCGTTCCTGTACGGCTCGGGCCCCGAGGAGGCCGCCGCCTGCGTGAAGGCCGGCATCGGCTTCGAGGTCGTGCCGGGTGTCTCCTCGGTCTCCGGCGTCCCGACGTACGCCGGGGTGCCCCTGACCACCAAGAGCGACCGCGAGGTCGCCGTTGTCGGCTGCCGCGACGGCCGCATCGACTGGAGCCGGTACGCCGGGTTCTCCACCCTGGTGCTCGTCTCCGCCGTCAAGCGCCTGCCCGAGCTCTCCGAGGAGCTCGTCGAGGCGGGCCGCGACCCCGAGACCCCGGTGGCCGTGACCACCGTCGGCACGACCACCGAGCAGCGCACCCTGGTCTCCACGCTGCGCGACGTGGCCGTCGACGCCGCCGAGGCGCAGATCGCACCGCCCGCCATCGTCGTGGTCGGCAAGGTCGTCAACCTGCGCGAGACGCTGTCGTGGTTCGAGACCAAGCCGCTGTTCGGGTGGCGGGTGCTGGTGCCTCGCACCAAGGAGCAGTCCGGCTCGCTGATGAGCACGCTGCGCGGCCACGGCGCGGTGCCGGAGCAGGTGCCGACGATCTCCGTGGAGCCCCCGCGCAACCCCGCCCAGATGGACAAGGCCGTCCGCGGACTCGTCGAGGGCCGCTACGAGTGGATCGCCTTCACCTCGGTCAACGCCGTGCGCGCGGTGCGGGAGAAGTTCGAGGAGTACGGCCTCGACGCCCGCGCGTTCTCCGGTCTCAAGATCGCTGCGGTCGGTGAGAAGACCGCCGCCGCGATCGCCGCCTGGGGCCTGCGGGCCGACCTGGTGCCCTCCGGGGAGCAGTCCGCCGCCGGCCTGCTGGAGGACTGGCCGCCCTTCGACGACGTGCTCGACCCCATCAACCGGGTGTTCCTGCCGCGCGCCGACATCGCGACCGAGAACCTCGTCGCCGGTCTGATCGACCTCGGCTGGGAGGTCGACGACGTGACGGCCTACCGCACCGTGCGGGCCGCCCCGCCGCCGGCGCCGACGCGTGAGGCGATCAAGTCCGGCAAGTTCGACGCCGTCGTCTTCACCTCGTCCTCGACGGTGCGCAACCTCGTCGGCATCGCCGGCAAGCCGCACCCCTCCACGATCATCGCGGTGATCGGCCCTGCCACGGCCAAGACGGCCGAGGAGCATGGCCTGCGCGTCGACGTGATGGCGCCCGCGCCGTCCGTGGAGGACCTCGCGGCGGCCCTGGCGGACTTCGGCGCCGAGCGGCGCCTGGACTTCCTCGAGGCCGGTGAACCGGTGACGAAGCCGAGCGAGAAGAAGCCCGCCAAGACGACGAGTCGGCGCAAGAGCAGCTCGTGA
- the hemC gene encoding hydroxymethylbilane synthase, translating to MTAVVDSGTRTLRVGTRASLLARTQSTTVAEQLTAATGRVCELVEITTEGDTNRAPLATLGGAGVFVGALRDALLDGRVDVAVHSLKDLPTAPADGLTVAAVPPRVDPRDALVARDGLTLGELPPGSRVGTGSPRRVAQLHALGLGLEVHGLRGNVDTRLGKVAGGDLDAVVLAAAGLRRIDRHAVVTEWLDPLQMLPAPGQGALAVECRSDDLDVVAAVATLDDHATRAAVTAERQVLATLEAGCSAPLGALAEVVEGEAGDELWLRAVVLRPDGAVAIRRSTNGPVDRAASLGADLAASMLAEGAAALMDEQLGDDELPPTQPHDS from the coding sequence ATGACCGCCGTCGTCGACTCCGGCACCCGCACCCTGCGCGTCGGCACGCGGGCGTCGCTGCTGGCACGGACGCAGTCGACCACCGTCGCCGAGCAGCTCACCGCGGCCACCGGTCGCGTCTGCGAGCTCGTCGAGATCACCACCGAGGGCGACACCAACCGCGCGCCGCTGGCCACCCTGGGTGGCGCGGGGGTCTTCGTCGGCGCGTTGCGGGACGCGCTGCTCGACGGGCGCGTCGACGTCGCCGTGCACTCGCTCAAGGACCTGCCGACGGCACCGGCCGACGGGCTCACCGTCGCCGCGGTCCCCCCGCGCGTCGACCCGCGCGACGCCCTCGTGGCCCGCGACGGGCTCACCCTGGGTGAGCTGCCGCCCGGCTCGAGGGTCGGCACCGGCTCGCCCCGGCGCGTCGCGCAGCTGCACGCACTCGGCCTCGGGCTGGAGGTGCACGGGCTGCGCGGCAACGTCGACACCCGCCTCGGGAAGGTCGCGGGCGGCGACCTCGACGCCGTGGTGCTCGCGGCCGCCGGTCTGCGCCGCATCGACCGGCACGCCGTCGTCACTGAGTGGCTCGACCCGCTGCAGATGCTCCCGGCCCCCGGGCAGGGCGCCCTGGCGGTGGAGTGCCGCAGCGACGACCTCGACGTCGTCGCCGCCGTCGCCACGCTCGACGACCACGCGACCCGTGCGGCCGTCACCGCCGAGCGCCAGGTCCTGGCCACGCTCGAGGCCGGCTGCTCCGCGCCCCTCGGGGCGCTCGCGGAGGTCGTCGAGGGCGAGGCGGGGGACGAGCTCTGGCTCCGCGCCGTGGTCCTGCGGCCCGACGGTGCCGTGGCCATCCGCCGCTCGACCAACGGTCCGGTCGACCGCGCCGCATCGCTCGGCGCCGACCTCGCCGCCTCCATGCTCGCCGAGGGCGCCGCTGCGCTGATGGACGAGCAGCTCGGCGACGACGAGCTCCCCCCGACGCAGCCGCACGACTCCTGA
- a CDS encoding glutamyl-tRNA reductase, which translates to MSVLVVGISHASAPVELLERVAVDRTALPVLLGDVAATEHVSEALVLATCNRVELYAGVERFHGSVEALTGILAGRAGVPAESLVPHLYVHYDDGAVGHLFQVAAGLDSMVVGEGQILGQAREALRVGQAEGTVGPSLNALFQQALRVGKRGHAETDIDHATPSLVGVTLERAAAWVDGLEGRRVVVVGAGSMAALAVATATREGASVMIGNRTRDNADRLAATHGARAFDMTDLAEAVVEADVVISCTGATGTVLEPGHLAGRDGARRVAVVDLALPHDVDPRVAQLPGVDLVSLADLARERPEEGAGVGDAGAEDVARVRKIVAEETDAFLAARRAAAVTPTVVALRSMAGEVVEAEMTRLTSRLPDLDEVQVDEVRRTVQRTVDKLLHGPTVRVRELEDTGSVTYATALAQLFALDPDAVQAVTKAEGGAR; encoded by the coding sequence ATGAGCGTCCTGGTCGTCGGCATCTCGCACGCCTCCGCCCCGGTCGAGCTGTTGGAGCGCGTCGCGGTCGACCGCACCGCGCTGCCGGTGCTCCTGGGCGACGTCGCCGCCACCGAGCACGTCAGCGAGGCGCTGGTGCTCGCGACCTGCAACCGCGTCGAGCTGTACGCGGGCGTCGAGCGCTTCCACGGCTCGGTCGAGGCTCTCACCGGCATCCTCGCCGGTCGCGCGGGGGTGCCGGCGGAGTCGCTGGTGCCGCACCTGTACGTGCACTACGACGACGGCGCCGTCGGCCACCTCTTCCAGGTCGCCGCCGGGCTCGACTCGATGGTCGTCGGCGAGGGGCAGATCCTGGGCCAGGCCCGTGAGGCGCTGCGCGTCGGACAGGCCGAGGGCACCGTCGGCCCCTCGTTGAACGCGCTGTTCCAGCAGGCGCTGCGCGTCGGCAAGCGCGGGCACGCCGAGACCGACATCGACCACGCCACCCCCTCGCTCGTGGGGGTGACCCTCGAGCGCGCGGCGGCGTGGGTGGACGGCCTCGAGGGGCGTCGTGTAGTGGTCGTCGGGGCCGGGTCGATGGCGGCGCTGGCCGTCGCCACCGCGACCCGTGAGGGCGCCTCGGTGATGATCGGCAACCGCACCCGCGACAACGCGGATCGTCTCGCGGCCACCCACGGCGCCCGAGCGTTCGACATGACCGACCTGGCCGAGGCCGTCGTGGAGGCCGACGTCGTCATCTCCTGCACCGGCGCCACGGGCACGGTGCTGGAGCCCGGCCACCTCGCCGGTCGCGACGGCGCCCGGAGGGTGGCGGTCGTCGACCTCGCCCTGCCCCACGACGTCGACCCGCGTGTCGCGCAGCTCCCCGGTGTGGACCTCGTCAGCCTGGCCGACCTCGCCCGCGAGCGTCCCGAGGAGGGCGCCGGTGTCGGGGACGCGGGCGCGGAGGACGTGGCCCGCGTCCGCAAGATCGTCGCCGAGGAGACCGACGCTTTCCTCGCCGCCCGGCGCGCCGCCGCCGTCACCCCGACGGTCGTCGCGCTGCGCAGCATGGCCGGCGAGGTCGTCGAGGCCGAGATGACCCGGCTGACCTCGCGGCTGCCCGACCTCGACGAGGTCCAGGTCGACGAGGTGCGTCGCACGGTGCAGCGCACGGTCGACAAGTTGCTGCACGGCCCCACCGTGCGGGTCCGCGAGCTCGAGGACACCGGCTCGGTCACGTACGCCACCGCGCTCGCCCAGCTCTTCGCGCTCGACCCCGACGCCGTGCAGGCCGTCACCAAGGCCGAGGGGGGAGCGCGATGA
- a CDS encoding glutaredoxin family protein, with the protein MTRHGPEPVRVRVLTRVGCHLCETAEQVVATVCAEQGVGWEAVDIDRAPDADDLLDEHGEEIPVTFVDGVLHDYWRVDPSRLAAALGR; encoded by the coding sequence ATCACCCGGCACGGGCCCGAGCCCGTCCGCGTACGTGTGCTCACCCGGGTCGGCTGCCACCTGTGCGAGACGGCCGAGCAGGTCGTCGCCACCGTCTGTGCCGAGCAGGGCGTCGGCTGGGAGGCCGTCGACATCGACCGGGCGCCCGACGCGGACGACCTGCTCGACGAGCACGGGGAGGAGATCCCGGTGACCTTCGTCGACGGTGTGCTGCACGACTACTGGAGGGTGGACCCGTCACGGCTCGCGGCAGCCCTCGGCCGCTGA
- a CDS encoding HAD-IB family hydrolase: MSVNPVPSRPNLQQRSVLAGQAAASAAEVEVALQVEPDRTSAAFFDVDNTVMQGASIFHLAKGLHRREFFTTGDLVKAAWKQMYFRVAGVEDPEHVAASRAEALAFIKGASVAELEQMADEIFDEAMAHRIWPGTRAMAQLHLDRGQRVWLVTAAPIEIARIIARRLGLTGAMGTVAAHEDGIYTGELVGDMLHGPAKAEAIKALAEREGLDLSRCSAYSDSSNDLPMLSLVGDPCAVNPDKVLRDHAREHGWRVRDYRTARKAARVGLLGATVAGATAGAVAAGVSVRRRLG, from the coding sequence GTGAGCGTCAACCCCGTCCCCTCGCGCCCCAACCTGCAGCAGCGCTCCGTGCTCGCGGGGCAGGCCGCGGCGTCCGCCGCCGAGGTCGAGGTGGCGCTGCAGGTCGAGCCGGACCGCACCTCCGCCGCGTTCTTCGACGTCGACAACACGGTCATGCAGGGTGCCTCGATCTTCCACCTGGCGAAGGGGCTGCACCGCCGCGAGTTCTTCACCACCGGCGACCTGGTGAAGGCGGCGTGGAAGCAGATGTACTTCAGGGTCGCCGGCGTCGAGGACCCCGAGCACGTCGCCGCCTCGCGGGCGGAGGCGCTGGCGTTCATCAAGGGGGCGAGCGTCGCCGAGCTGGAGCAGATGGCCGACGAGATCTTCGACGAGGCCATGGCCCACCGCATCTGGCCCGGCACCCGCGCGATGGCCCAGCTCCACCTCGATCGCGGGCAGCGTGTGTGGCTGGTGACTGCCGCCCCGATCGAGATCGCCCGCATCATCGCCCGCCGCCTCGGGCTCACCGGGGCGATGGGGACGGTCGCGGCGCACGAGGACGGGATCTACACCGGCGAGCTCGTCGGGGACATGCTGCACGGGCCCGCGAAGGCCGAGGCGATCAAGGCCCTCGCCGAGCGGGAGGGGCTGGACCTGTCGAGGTGCTCGGCGTACTCCGACTCCTCCAACGACCTGCCGATGCTGAGCCTGGTCGGCGACCCCTGTGCGGTGAACCCCGACAAGGTGCTGCGCGACCACGCCCGCGAGCACGGCTGGCGCGTCCGCGACTACCGCACGGCACGCAAGGCGGCCCGCGTGGGCCTGCTCGGCGCCACCGTCGCCGGGGCGACCGCGGGTGCGGTCGCGGCCGGGGTGTCCGTACGCCGCCGCCTCGGCTGA
- a CDS encoding sigma-70 family RNA polymerase sigma factor produces MTTRPAYDRAGLDALRRALAEVLAEPALSLGTTSATLAPSRRGRLSPGWVLASSTGAGTTDARPHGPHRGTGDAAGASGGSGRVPQQTGPGDRDDAEDATSSVADPTEAARLIALVEQAREGDADAFGALFDHYHPQIYRFVYYRTGSVPLAEDLTSEAFVRALRNITGFTWQGKDFGAWLTTIARNLVTDHFKSARSRLEQPTEDSWVLDAPTDGPESAVLAQLTNETLLEVVRTLPEEQQTCIVMRFLQGHSIAEVASALGRSDGAVKQLQLRAVRNLAKRLPEGLR; encoded by the coding sequence ATGACGACGCGTCCTGCGTACGACCGCGCCGGTCTCGACGCCCTGCGCCGCGCTCTCGCCGAGGTCCTCGCCGAGCCCGCCCTGTCGCTCGGCACGACGTCGGCGACCCTCGCACCGAGCAGGCGCGGCCGCCTCTCGCCCGGGTGGGTCCTCGCCTCGTCCACCGGAGCGGGCACCACCGACGCCCGACCGCACGGCCCCCACCGAGGCACGGGGGACGCAGCCGGCGCGAGCGGGGGCAGCGGGCGGGTGCCGCAGCAGACCGGCCCGGGTGATCGCGACGACGCCGAGGACGCCACCTCCTCCGTCGCGGACCCGACCGAGGCCGCCAGACTCATCGCACTGGTCGAGCAGGCGCGTGAGGGCGACGCCGACGCCTTCGGTGCGCTCTTCGACCACTACCACCCCCAGATCTACCGCTTCGTCTACTACCGCACCGGGTCCGTGCCGCTCGCCGAGGACCTGACGAGCGAGGCGTTCGTGCGCGCCCTGCGCAACATCACCGGGTTCACCTGGCAGGGCAAGGACTTCGGCGCCTGGCTGACGACCATCGCCCGGAACCTAGTCACCGACCACTTCAAGTCCGCCCGGAGCCGGCTCGAGCAGCCGACGGAGGACTCGTGGGTTCTCGACGCCCCCACCGACGGGCCCGAGAGCGCGGTGCTCGCGCAGCTCACGAACGAGACGTTGCTGGAGGTCGTCCGCACCCTCCCCGAGGAGCAGCAGACCTGCATCGTGATGCGGTTCCTGCAGGGACACAGCATCGCCGAGGTGGCTTCCGCGCTCGGACGGTCCGACGGGGCCGTCAAGCAGCTGCAGCTGCGGGCGGTACGAAACCTGGCCAAGCGCCTCCCCGAGGGCCTGCGATGA